The following are encoded in a window of Malassezia japonica chromosome 7, complete sequence genomic DNA:
- the DHX38 gene encoding RNA helicase (EggNog:ENOG503NU3R; COG:A) — MSRSREARRAAARGAAAQYLAPTPFLGYGDESVRRRPFPDESVRRRPNADDDDAAGISDRPWEEDEADVDRDWYLRDDDGGVAGDVDNNPFAQYEDMPGQVTNTLAKRHERITARQAAYRADADAWENNRMETGGVGGRRILDDDPDEHGEDRVHLMVHNLRPPFLDGKTVFTKQVAPVNPVRDPTADMATFAMKGSLLVKEHRERAERAKAAGRVASLKGTQLGKIMGVKDEEEEEEEANKGKVSTVDEDGKGESQYATHLKKKGKGATSFSQNKSLREQRQYLPAFASRDDLMRTIRENQVVVVIGETGSGKTTQLCQFLHEDGYTDYGLIGCTQPRRVAAMSVAKRVSEEMECELGSTVGYSIRFEDCTSKATKIKYMTDGVMLRESLTERDLDKYSAIILDEAHERSLSTDVLMGLLKKVLMRRRDLKLIVTSATMNADGFSRFFGTAPIFTIPGRTFPVDVMFSKTPCEDYVDSTVRQILSIHLGQAQAGDILAFMTGQEDIEVTCEVAKERLKQIDDAAPLLMLPIYSQMPADLQARIFLPSENGERKCIVATNIAETSLTVDGIMYVVDAGYSKLKLYNPKVGMDSLQITPISQANASQRSGRAGRTGSGTAYRLYTEAAFHNEMFPSTIPEIQRTNLANTVLLLKSLGVKDLLDFDFMDPPPQDNILNSMYQLWVLGALDNLGNLTTLGKRMSEFPMEPSLAKILIMSVEYGCSEELLTIVSMLSVPTVFYRPKERQEESDAAREKFYVAESDHLTLLHVYSQWKNNGYKDSWCNQHFLHGKLLRKAREVRAQLSDIMSSQRLNLRSCGTDWDVIRKCIASGYFHQAARVKGIGEYVNCRTGVPMNLHPTSALYGLGYTPDYVVYHELTLTSKEYMGTVTAVDPYWLAELGSAFYSIRERGTLSTSNRRGRDTKHHHVIELEEQFERDRQRAAEEENAKKRKTENNPRGMPNGIAVPGMGPPKRGRRVGFR; from the coding sequence ATGAGTCGGTCGCGCGAAGCAcgtcgtgcggcggcgcggggtgccgccgcgcaaTACCTTGCACCGACCCCATTTCTGGGCTATGGTGATGAGAGTGTCCGGCGCCGTCCCTTTCCCGACGAGTCGGTTCGCCGGAGACCAAATGCTGACGATGACGACGCAGCCGGAATTTCGGACCGCCCCTGGGAAGAAGACGAGGCGGACGTGGATCGCGACTGGTACCTGCGCGATGATGACGGCGGTGTTGCAGGCGATGTTGATAACAACCCGTTTGCGCAGTATGAGGACATGCCCGGACAGGTGACCAATACGCTTGCCAAGCGCCACGAGCGCATTACAGCTCGCCAGGCCGCGTATCGCGCCGATGCGGACGCATGGGAGAACAACCGTATGGAGACCGGTGGTGTGGGCGGGCGTCGTATTCTGGATGATGACCCAGATGAGCACGGTGAGGACCGAGTGCATCTCATGGTCCACAACCTGCGACCCCCTTTCTTGGACGGCAAGACTGTCTTTACGAAGCAGGTGGCGCCGGTCAATCCTGTGCGTGACCCGACAGCAGACATGGCTACGTTTGCTATGAAAGGCAGTTTGCTTGTCAAGGAGCATCGTGAGCGTGCGGAGCGTGCCAAGGCTGCCGGTCGTGTCGCGTCGCTCAAAGGCACACAGCTCGGCAAGATTATGGGCGTGAAAGAcgaagaggaagaggaagaaGAGGCGAACAAAGGCAAGGTCAGCACGGTCGATGAAGATGGAAAAGGCGAGTCGCAATACGCAACACACCTCAAAAAGAAGGGGAAAGGAGCCACGTCCTTTAGCCAGAACAAGTCGTTGCGTGAGCAGCGGCAATACCTGCCTGCTTTTGCGAGTCGTGACGACCTGATGCGTACCATCCGTGAGAACCAAGTGGTGGTTGTCATTGGTGAAACTGGCAGTGGTAAGACGACGCAGTTGTGTCAATTCCTCCACGAAGATGGCTATACCGATTATGGACTGATTGGGTGTACGCAGCCCCGTCGTGTCGCTGCCATGAGTGTCGCGAAGCGCGTGAGCGAAGAGATGGAGTGTGAGCTGGGCAGCACGGTCGGTTACTCGATCCGCTTCGAGGACTGTACGAGCAAGGCGACCAAGATCAAGTACATGACAGACGGTGTCATGCTTCGTGAGTCGCtcaccgagcgcgacctgGACAAATATTCCGCTATTATTCTGGACGAGGCACACGAGCGCTCGCTCAGTACGGATGTCCTGATGGGTCTGCTGAAGAAAGTGctgatgcgccgccgcgacctgaAGCTGATCGTTACTTCCGCGACGATGAATGCAGACGGTTTCTCGCGTTTCTTTGGCACCGCACCCATCTTTACGATTCCGGGGCGTACGTTCCCTGTGGACGTCATGTTTAGCAAGACGCCGTGTGAGGACTATGTGGACAGTACTGTCCGTCAAATCCTTTCCATCCACCTGGGCCAGGCTCAAGCCGGCGACATTCTCGCATTCATGACAGGTCAGGAAGATATTGAAGTGACCTGTGAGGTGGCAAAGGAGCGGCTGAAGCAGATCGACGATGCTGCGCCCCTCCTTATGCTCCCCATCTACTCGCAGATGCCTGCCGATTTGCAGGCGCGTATTTTCCTGCCGTCCGAAAACGGAGAGCGAAAGTGCATTGTGGCGACCAACATTGCCGAGACGTCGCTCACCGTCGATGGTATCATGTATGTGGTCGACGCAGGTTACAGCAAGCTGAAGCTGTACAACCCCAAGGTGGGTATGGACTCGCTGCAGATCACGCCCATTAGCCAGGCGAATGCCTCGCAGCGTTCGGGGCGTGCGGGACGTACCGGCAGCGGCACAGCGTACCGCCTGTACACCGAAGCGGCCTTCCACAACGAAATGTTCCCCAGCACGATCCCCGAGATTCAGCGGACGAACCTGGCGAATACGGTGCTGCTGCTCAAGTCGCTGGGCGTCAAGGACCTGCTGGACTTTGACTTTATGGACCCCCCGCCCCAAGATAACATCCTCAACAGTATGTACCAGCTGTGGGTGCTTGGTGCGCTGGACAACCTCGGAAACCTAacgacgctcggcaagcgcatGAGCGAGTTCCCGATGGAGCCGAGTCTTGCCAAAATTCTCATTATGAGTGTCGAGTACGGTTGCTCGGAAGAGCTGCTGACGATTGTTAGCATGCTCAGTGTCCCTACCGTCTTTTACCGCCCCAAAGAACGCCAGGAAGAGAGTGATGCGGCGCGTGAAAAGTTCTATGTCGCAGAGAGTGACCACCTTACGCTGCTGCACGTCTACTCGCAGTGGAAGAACAACGGGTACAAAGACTCGTGGTGCAACCAGCACTTTTTGCACGgcaagctcctgcgcaaagcgcgcgaggtgcgcgcgcagctTTCCGACATTATGTCGTCGCAGCGCCTCAACCTGCGTTCGTGCGGTACGGACTGGGACGTGATCCGCAAGTGTATTGCCTCGGGTTACTTCCaccaagcggcgcgcgtcaaGGGTATCGGCGAGTATGTCAACTGCCGTACCGGTGTGCCGATGAATCTGCACCCCACGTCGGCGCTCTACGGCCTGGGCTACACGCCCGACTATGTGGTGTACCATGAGCTGACGCTCACCTCGAAAGAGTACATGGGCACGGTCACGGCCGTGGATCCCTACTggcttgccgagctcggcagcgcctTTTACTcgatccgcgagcgcggcacgctcagCACGAGCAaccggcgaggccgcgACACGAAGCACCACCATGTCATTGAGCTGGAAGAGCAGTTTGAGCGCGaccgccagcgcgcggccgaggaagAGAAcgccaagaagcgcaagaCGGAGAACAACCCCCGAGGCATGCCGAACGGCATTGCGGTGCCGGGCATGGGCCCCCCCAAGCGGGGCCGTCGCGTAGGCTTCCGGTAG
- a CDS encoding uncharacterized protein (EggNog:ENOG503P7RH; COG:S): MSAGLSVRGGPWQPVVQLAERVHAVRCCTSPLAKTLVAIVTDHSVAVYATHTDDTRLRLAPVASFFVGSAATALAFSPGAQYGNEDGVEKIELVIAAGDELRLLSHSAHGTSSTVLGTTSARINDMAWCATPGYEQYVACAAQDGAVQLWDLEPTQGTPACHTLRLGASIQTVAFHAKVPKLLLAVDASGVGRLIDWLASMSNGAHEAQTTMAFADPSAVALHAAQGVCTAGRAAWQAQDPDVIGALLGTHWSVWNVGARSAHPTRPLSSGTLAASALPGPGGFAFSPTNSRLFAVYAPALSPALVAQSGAGSASHGTVHIYDAAFPQNPRRIEIQSQTPQTPAAVDLATTGTGGGVSTLPSAYSVAGLDWLPQRVGAYDVLLVAIGTRIVPIPAA; this comes from the exons ATGTCGGCTGGGCTGTCGGTTCGCGGGGGCCCCTGGCAGCCTgtggtgcagctcgcggagcgtgtgcacgccgtgcgctgctgcacgtcACCGCTGGCCAAGACGCTTGTAGCGATCG TCACGGACCATAGCGTGGCCGTCTACGCGACGCACACCGACGacacgcgcctgcgcttGGCTCCTGTCGCGTCCTTCTTTGTCgggagcgccgcaacgGCGCTTGCGTTCAGCCCTGGTGCACAGTACGGCAATGAAGACGGAGTGGAAAAGATTGA ACTTGTGAttgccgccggcgacgagctgcggctCTTGTCGCACAGCGCGCACGggacgtcgagcacggTCCTCGGCACGACGTCTGCGCGCATTAACGACATGGCCTGGTGCGCTACGCCCGGCTATGAACAGTACgttgcgtgcgccgcgcaggacggcgccgtgcagctCTGGGACCTCGAGCCTACCCAAggcacgccggcgtgccatacgctgcgtctcggcgcgtcgatccAGACGGTCGCCTTCCACGCCAAGGTTCCCaagctgctcctcgcggtggatgcgagcggcgtcggccgcctcaTCGACTGGCTCGCCTCGATGTCGAAcggcgcgcacgaggcgcagacGACCATGGCGTTTGCGGACCCTAGCGCGgttgcgctgcacgccgcccaaggCGTCTGTACcgcaggccgcgcggcgtggcagGCACAGGACCCCGACGTGAtcggtgcgctgcttggCACGCACTGGAGCGTGTGGAACGTCGgcgcacggagcgcgcACCCCACGCGCCCCctgtcgagcggcacgctcgccgcgagcgcgctccCCGGCCCTGGCGGCTTTGCCTTTTCGCCGACCAACTCGCGGCTGTTTGCCGTGTACGCCCCTGCGCTGAGccctgcgctcgtcgcgcagagCGGTGCAGGGAGCGCTTCCCACGGCACGGTGCACATCTACGATGCGGCCTTCCCCCAGAACCCCCGGCGGATCGAGATCCAGAGCCAGACGCCGCAGACaccggcggccgtcgacctGGCCACGACCGGCACCGGGGGCGGCGTGAGCACGCTGCCGTCGGCGTACAGTGTCGCGGGCCTTGACTGGCTCCCCCAGCGGGTGGGTGCATACGATGTATTGTTGGTGGCGATCGGCACGCGGATCGTGCCGATCCCTGCTGCTTAG